A segment of the Labrus mixtus chromosome 15, fLabMix1.1, whole genome shotgun sequence genome:
TCTCAGTGTGTACTATACATTGCTTTTAAGTTCACATTCCCTCCATAttcacctctttctctctcacccccctcccccctcccccccccacctctctctctcaggcagtCTGAAACTCCCCGGTTACTTGACACACAATACATTCGCAGACTGAAACTACAACAACAGAAGCTCCTCCTTTTCAGCACATCTGGAGCAGTGAAAACGTGGAGAGGAACATACCCACATCGTTCTCTGACTTCTTTGTATTACTGGACTAATCTTACTCTTGAGTTGGTTCTATTGAAAAGTAGAAGTGCAACTCCTCTACCCTACCCTGGACTGCTGGTTTCCTGATCACACCCCAGCACTGCATTGACGCTCCTCTGACCAAAGAGTTCAACTTTAAACTGTTCATTGTCATTTAAAGGTTGCACCTACAAACAGCAGGTGAGTAATGTTAATCTTCCTGATATCTGTTTGCTTAAGTTACTACTGTACTTAATGTCTAATTCTTTCTGCTGATGCATGACCAGATAATCCCTCTGAcacaatttattttctgtaaagttCTGCCGCAGGTCGGGTCTGAAGAGACTCCTTTGTTTGAAGAGTGATTATGATTGGAATTTGCAAAGAAGTAACAAAACAAGAAGTTATCTCTGTTTTTAGACTCTGTCTCAATCACACTGCTGACATGCAGGCACATCGACTTCTTAAACAAACTTCCTGATCTTTACTGACCTCTTACTTCTCATTCCTTCTCCTACGCCACATGTCTTAACTTGCAGAGCCATCGTTATCAAAATGTACCAGAATTCCTTTTCCAGAATAAGATTATAGTTTAGTTTAACAGAATCCAGATTATTCCCCTTTTTATCCTTTGCCCTCTCTAATCAgactgacagctgtcaatcCTGCCCGTCCTGTCACAAcctgtttgtcttttaagattcttttttttttatatattgaaaaTTCACCTCCAACTGCAAGTCAAAGCACAAACTTAAAAATGAAGAATCCTGATAAATTGATATGTAACGCCTAATTAAGAAGCACAGTCTGCAGCAGTGATGAAGGCTGAGGCAGACAGGCAGCGACTAGATGGTGTGAGTCAGGAGGTGGGAGGGTTAGTCAGGAATGTGCATTTTGATCCTCCAGAATGGACTGGGTGGGTCCTGCTGGGAGACTGACTGAGTAGACACAGGCAGGCTGCCAAGAGCCTTTAAAATCCCAGcctacttaaaaaatgaaaactcatCGGAAAGTCAGGTTTCACATTATTTCCAAACTGGCTGTCTGGAGTTTCTATAAGCGACTTTCATCTGATTTGAAATCTTGTTTTCCCCTCTGCTGGCTAGCTGCTATTAAGCAGAAGCCACAGAGGACTGGCGGTAGTAAAATTATAGTCTATGGGCCAGGCTTGACTAGGCCAAAATAATGTTCCAAAATACATGACGCATGTATGAAAGAATTTTCTGGATCCTTGATccatttctttttctatttatgGCCTATTTCCACACCTAAACGAAAGCTTTTCAGTTAGGTCCATAAGGTTCATTTATCAATCACTAAGAATATAACTACGAACAGCCACAGTCACTGTGTTTGTACATCCGTCATAAACTGTCTCCTGGTGTATGTTTAGGTGCAGCATCTTTACAGAAAGATTGTGGACAAAAGTAAAAGTTGAGATTCTCATTTACAATTTTCCCAATGTTTGtgattgtgtctgtgtttatgctGCATGCATTACTAAAGGATGCCGttaggaggaggaaacaagtGCGGCCGCTGTCAGAAGACAGTTTACTTTGCAGAGGAAGTACTGTGTGACGGGAGGAGCTTCCACAAGTCCTGCTTCCTGTGCAGTGAGTAAACTCTTTGCTACTTCTTGTAATTGTCATTGTGGAAACCACAGAACTTCTGATAGTTGGAACTTGTCATTAGAATTGGCAAAAGGCAAGTAGTACTAGGACAAATGTAAGCTGTAACTCAGCtgatcacaaacaaaaagaaacacaaatctaAGTTGTCGCATTTCCTGTGCATGTAGAAATAAAAGTTTATAATCTTTAGAGGCAATGTCCTTCTGTATGTGGAGTGGATATAGGTGTGAATTACAGTCTTATAAGAGACGTACACTCATAGTATATCCAACTGAAACTTGATGTTTTCTGATGATTTATCTGGATTTAAATTGATTCTAAGTGCCTGTATGTTGTACTAAAATAGAGATGTAACAATGACACACCATTCAAACAATACAAGTTTTTAGTTTGTTAAGATAGATGATGTCATTGATGTGATTGTTTGATGATAATGTGCATTGTAATTCTGTTCATAACATTTttgttatcatttttttttttttttttacattttatctgtTCCTCTCCGTTTTAGACGTGTAGCTTAACTGCTGTCTTGTAAAATTTTACATCATACCTCCTTTTGTAAcccaaaagaaaaagtaatcaACACCAGAAACACAATATTATCTACATATAGCAGCTGTAAAAAATGTTTGCCATTAGGGTCAATTGCTACATTTACCCTAAATGGCCTCTGtctcaacttttaaaaaaaatgtcagttgaTAGAGATCAGAGTtatttgtgtttcctgtgttgtaATCGAACATTCCTGTGATGGAATTTAGatgagaacatttttattaaatagAACTGTTCCATAAAAGGAAAGTTAAGAGTCTAtccaaacacatgaacatgtgCACAGCtatgcaaaacaacaacatgcttaCATGAATGTTCGTGTGAATTGTTCAGTGGTTTGTAAGAAGAGCTTGGACAGCACAACTGTTGCTGTACATGATGATGAAGTTTACTGCAAGGCATGCTACGGCAAGAAGTATGGTCCAAAGGGCTACGGCTACGGTCAGGGAGCAGGAACCCTCAGCATGGACAAGGGAGAGTCTCTGGGTATTAAACATGAAGAGTaagtaaaacataaacacacacgtttttaagtattttttaaaggccattaaacaacattttggatCTCTCTTCTAGAGCTGCTCCTCATCGTCCTACCACTAACCCAAACCCATCAAAGCTGGCTCAGAGGTTTGGAGGGTCAGAAAAGTGCCCTCGCTGTGGCAAGGCTGTCTATGCTGCTGAGAAAGTGATTGGAGCTGGGAGTGtaagcaaaacacacacaagtctaTATGTGCATTGAAATAATACACTCTTCTCATACAGATgttctatttatatttttacagtcaTGGCATAAGACTGGATGTTTCACCTGTGCACAATGTGGGAAGAGCCTTGAGTCGACCACATTAGCTGACAAGGATGGAGAAATCTACTGCAAAGGTAAAAACCTAATGTCTTCACTCCCCGCTCGAGTTCAAATAAATCATACCGGTATTTACATTGCACTTTGTTAAGAAAAGTGCTGTATCATTACTgttagtattaaatactgtagCATAAAGCCATACCATCTGGGTTATCACAATACTAgaattttaaacacaaaatgtgacACTACATCgtattaaaaatcaaatgaagacaaaataaagtCCTAACCACTCAATATCAGATCATTTCTAGTTTTTAATGACCAACGATTGAGTGCAAACTCCTGCTGTGGCaatgtttcagtactgaaacaatgccattgtgtttttgcattttatttgttttttttttaagtcatttttggGGCCTTAATTggatagaacagctgaagagagacagaaatgctggaaggagagaaaaggggatgacatgcagcaaagggcagaggtcggattcaaacgcACAGCTgctgaggactatagcctctgtacatgtggcgcgACATAACTCCCAGGCCATCAGTGCTATTTAGACTATTGTATCACTATTAATCCAGTTAAACCGGAATGTGAAAAAACTAACAGCAATTGTATCAACACGTTGTATCGTGAAGTACtgaaaatgttgatgttgatgttgaaaaaatgtttttgtacagagcaaaaatacttttacacacactgaaccGGTCACCAATTACAATAACACTAGGTCTGCAGCCAATAAATGGTTTCTTGAGTTTCTTTAAGTTGGTTGGTCTCTAAATGGAAACTTACAAACCTGTTCAAGACCATTTTAAAATTGAAAAGGACAATACCTCGTCCACATCTGAGCCACCACTTTGCTGTGGAGCTTCCAGTCCTTGAAGAGAGGGTTGCCTCTGGACAGTAAATCCGCTCCCCTGTTCAATATTCCTGGACACAAGGCTAGATCTCAGAGATAATAGGCGAGAGCTGCTCCGCATAATCAGTCCTCGTAGAAGGGGCAGAGAATGTTTCAGAGCCAGAAAGACAGCTTGGAGATCGAGGAAGTTTATATGAAACATCTGCATAGAAGCTCCATGTGCCATTCACAACCCTGCCCTCTTGCATTGCTCCTAATCACGCACGAGATGCACTCGTGTAACAATTTGACATAGAGAGATACCGAAACAAATGTTGAAAGAGAACTCGCCAAGGTTAACCCACTTTGTGACATCAGTAGCATTGAGGTTTCCCCCAGCTGAGGTTCAACATACtgctaatgtttgtttttgctatCTAGCTTTGACTTAAAAAGACTTACGAGGGGGAGACATTTGCAACAAAATaatgtgtgtaaaaaatgtGGAGAATTGTGACATCACCTTTCTTTCCAACAGCCTGTTACGGCAAAAACTTTGGTCCCAAAGGATTTGGATACGGACAGGGGGCCGGGGCGCTGTCGCACACCCAGTGACGACCACCGGGATCCTCGTTAGCGGTTTCTCAAGGATGCTGCACTTCTGTGTtcttcctgcagggggcagacTGTTGATCGACAACCAACATAAGCCTTGCAGACAGCTTCACAAGTAATTCATAATATGACAGTGGAAATGCTAATACCATGCTATTCTGATACAGGCCAAAGCCAAAATAATTTATTGTGCTTTTATAGTTAATTCTGATAGTTAAGTGAATTCAGTTAATTTTGACTCAACTTTATAAAGGCCTACTAATACAATATTATACTATCTGCTTCAACTAACTTTTATTATCCTCTTCTTTGGGGCTGTTTATTCACATTCAACAAAGACAGTTAATGCTGCTTTTTAATAATGGGAATATTacaattgaaataaatattaaatacataATATAAATCATattcctttgtttctttttggatTCACAAATGAAATAATAACATGAGTAAAACTGTGTATGTGTAACTTTTAATTAGGCCATATCACCCTGCCCTGCTCCCTCGTTACCAAATCAAAACCTCCAGATTTTTTCCCGTATCAGATCCTTAGTTTTCAAACTATTTCCACTGCTGCTGACTAAAATGACATCACTTGAATCAATCAGAAATCACTCAGCCACCTCTGGAATCACAAGAAGCCTTAAACAAGTTTATTTTAATACAACACTACTTAAGAATTTAAAgttcacatattatcctccttttcaacaagtttaaaaaggtctaagagctcctcaaaacatgtctgtgaagtttattttcaaaaactCTGATCATGTATTTTAgaatgcctataaacccctctatttaagccttgctcagaacaggctgtttctgtgtctgtagctttaaatgcaaatgagctgtgtccaCGCCCCTCTCCGGAAGGGCTTGGGTAAATTGGGCTTTCTCCCGCAGGAGAGACCTTGTTTACGGTGCGatggcagactcagaggacagaacaaaaacctgttgtgggagtgtcacccacctgtgGGAGGGGttgctgccctttgtgatgtcacaaagggaaaatctccaaaggcctgtttgagcacaaattcttttgaaaagtgaagcaggtaaaagatggagaggatggactatttctcataatttgggggTTTGCTAAGGAcgcatattagtgttagaaaaacatgttgtattttgcatatgtgacctttattaAAAGAGGTAATGGGTAAAATTGGTGGCGTTccctttaaagtattttttttaataaaaatgtggcTCCACCCACAAATCTATAGCCACAGCTTATTAACTTATTAACGTAGCCTTCTTGGATGGATGACATAACATACCatcagaggtgtcaagtaacgaagtacaaatacttcattaccttacttaagtagaaattttgggtatcGATACTTTACgggagtaattatttttcagccgactttttacttctactccttacatttttgcgcaattatctgtactttctactccttacattttaaaaatagcctcgttactcctatttcatttcggcttgttttcattccggcttgtcatcgttcaaaaaaacacaaaaacaaaaaaaaaacctatccagataaattGCACCATCCagatagagtgaatttgattgtggttggatgagaagtataaacatataccattccGACTCCCTATTGTTTTGTGCGCGATCAAGCGCACCTGCACATGACACAAATCACGTCACACTTAAAGGCAACTAGTCATCATATCTTCCTCTCCATGGaacacatgttaatgctcagtagtacacatatatggttctttaatgtatttgcattgtactaAAATGCGTTCATTGTCAATGGGCATAAATGCGGCTGAAACACGTGCATCCCAAATTTtccaacattaacattttaatataacattatagtcattatggcctttagaaaaatgtttttttggggaggtggggtagtgCACTAAAGGCCCCTGTGGcgcggcctaagcttttgtccttaatggaATTTTTTCCCCtgacattacttttacttttatactttaagtagttttgaaaccaatACTTGCTTTGTTCAACtcaaagcttgagttgatacttcaatttctacagaagtctttttaaaccctagtatctatacttctacctgagtaatgaatgtgaatacttttgacATCTCTGCATACCATAACATATTGGCTTGAATATAAAATTTGTTTCCCCCTTAAAAACACCTGAAAAGTGATGTTAACTTATATTCTGGATCTAGACTTTGAAACGCCATTATACTTTCAGCTGATGATCTGTATAGTGTATTGCTCATGACTGAGGCCAGCTGTCATTCACAGCCGCAGAGAAGGTCATGTTAATTCACAATTGAGGCGGAGTGTAGATGCAGATGGTTATCAATGCAGAATTGATCTGAAtaagatcacacacacacacacacacacacacacacacacacacacacacacacacacacacacacacacacacacacacacacacacacacacacacacacacacacacacacacacacacacacacacacacacacacacacacacacacacacacacacacacacacacacacacacacacacacacacacacacacacacacacacacacacacacacacacacacacacacacacacacacacacacacacacacacacacacacacacacacacacacacacacacacagaaataaaagtgttttccttgtaaaaacaagatttgctctttaaaatgtatttttcaaaaatgattcATGAAAAGGAAGGGTTCCTCTTATATTCAGGGCCATCTTATATTCAGGCCACTTACaggtttttttggggtttttttttataggattTTGGTTAGggcatgtttttaatgaaggaaacattaaaatgttgtaatgtctcagtaaaaaaaaactcagtttgATATTAAGATTTCAAGCTTAAGATACATATATTCAGTCCCCACATCAACCACATGGGGGTAGCAGAGGTAAATCATTGTGGTGTTCAGACTCTGTATGAATCACACTCCTGACATGCAAGCACATCGACATCTTTACTGAGTTGACACCTCTTATTTCTCATTCCTTCTCCAAGTCTAAGGCTACTGTTATCAAAATGTACCAGAATTCCTCTTCCAGAAAAAGATGCAAATAACTTTAGTTTAACAGAATAAAGATTATTCCCCTTTGTATCCTTTGCCCTCTCTGGTCAgactgacagctgtcaatcCTGTCTATCCTGTCACAACCTGTTTGTcttgtaagatttattttttttcccattgaaaATTCCCCTCTAACTGCAAGTCAAAGTACCAACATAAAAAATGAAGGAACTAACCTGTCTTTCTCATCTCTGTTTTATGTAATTCTTCTCGGGCTGTCTTCACAGCTTGGAGTTCAGCTCATGTCCAATCCACTactgtcattttctgtttcactgaCTATGACTCCTCCATATTTAAtctaaaacaacataaacataaaaaggtTATAACATTTTTGAGACTCCTCATTTGCCACGTCAAGTAAAATTTCCATGCTGAGCTACTGTTTGTAACTTTATCAGCTGATTTAAATCATTTGACTGACTCTTTTCCATTTCCCAGGACTTTAGAACATGCAAAAGCCAGTTTGTGTCAGTGTGGATTTTAATATGAATGCTGTctcccaaaacaaaaataatgaaggGCTTACTTTCCTCTTTGTTTCACAATAATTCCTGGAATGTTTTCACTGCAACCTCACACAGTTTAGAGTCCTGTGCCTTTACAAGCTTTAGAGGGTGCTCATCTGTTGGAGTACTTAAACACATGCCAGATACTGACTCAACAGTCAACTAATTAAAGCCCATTGATTCTGGTTATTTATTTGGATTAAAATAATTAGCTCAATTGGgtagtacattttaaaaatagtatGTGATAGACAATGTGCAAAAAGAACTTAATTTGTAATAATCCTGATAAACTGATATGTAACGATCTTCTTATATTgtatgaaataataaataacatggGTGTGTTCAAAGGTAATATGAAATGGCCTTACAATTTCATGCTTTATTTCACCCTGTTAGAGctacagctgctcctacaacatgTTCCCGGCCTAATAAAACAAACCCAGATTAAGAGGCACAGTCTGCAGCAGTGATGAAGGCTGAGGCAGACAGGCAGTGACTAGATGAGTGACTAGTGAGTCGTGGGGCAGAAAGGTGGGAGGGTTGGTCAGCAATGTGGATGTTGATTCACCAGAATGGACTGGGAGGGTCCTGCTGGGAAACTCCACTTATTTCCAAAGTGGAGTTTCGATAAGAGAGAGCGACTTTGATCTCtgattaacaaaataaaaaaaggttttcttgtttttccctCTGCTGGCTAGCTGCTATTACGCAGAAACCACAGAGGACTGACGGTAGTGAAATTTTAGTCTATGGGCCAGGCTTGACTgggccaaaaaaaaatgtgcaaaaatgtgGGTTTCTAACAACAAAAACTCTGTTTGAAAACTATATGTATGATGCATGTGTGACAGAATTTTCTGGATCCTTGACCTTGATCCATTTCTTTTTCCTATTTAAGTTCTAGTTCTACACCTAAATTACAGCGTAGCACCTGTGGTCCTAACCTGGTTGGATAGATAACATCTAGGTCCTAAGAGAGTATGCACCGTGAATGACTCACAAAAAGGAGTTGGTGTTGGTttgaacagttgacactcttaATGCCTTTTCAGCATCaataaacatttacagcagTGTTGTGT
Coding sequences within it:
- the csrp1a gene encoding cysteine and glycine-rich protein 1a, with the translated sequence MPLGGGNKCGRCQKTVYFAEEVLCDGRSFHKSCFLCMVCKKSLDSTTVAVHDDEVYCKACYGKKYGPKGYGYGQGAGTLSMDKGESLGIKHEEAAPHRPTTNPNPSKLAQRFGGSEKCPRCGKAVYAAEKVIGAGSSWHKTGCFTCAQCGKSLESTTLADKDGEIYCKACYGKNFGPKGFGYGQGAGALSHTQ